A stretch of Nitrospira sp. DNA encodes these proteins:
- a CDS encoding ABC transporter permease codes for MMSEPSAHRTGGEGEARGAAWWLLAPGLCWTALFCVLPMAVILLVSFATRGTYGGIVWDFSLENYRDLLHALYGRIFGQSLLLAALTTIICLAMGFPLAYYIARLAPRRQAVWLVLVMIPFWTNFLVRTYAWIFILRTEGLMNTVLLKFGLISTPLELLYTNMAVVLGLVYGYLPFMVLPLYAAIERVDRTLIEAAWDLYADRWSVFWRVLVPLTKPGIVAGCVLVFIPSLGAFITPDLLGGARSMMVGNLIQHEYLIARDWPLGSALSMVLMAFVTGAMIWSFRSRASANGKRRAS; via the coding sequence ATGATGTCTGAACCATCGGCACACAGAACTGGCGGTGAGGGTGAAGCCCGTGGCGCCGCGTGGTGGTTGCTGGCGCCTGGCCTGTGCTGGACGGCGTTGTTCTGCGTGCTGCCGATGGCCGTGATTCTCCTCGTCAGTTTTGCCACGCGTGGGACCTATGGGGGGATCGTCTGGGATTTCAGTCTGGAGAATTACCGGGATCTGCTGCACGCCCTCTATGGACGGATCTTTGGACAGTCCCTCCTGCTGGCGGCGCTGACGACGATCATCTGTCTGGCGATGGGCTTTCCCTTGGCCTACTACATCGCCCGGCTGGCGCCACGGCGGCAGGCCGTGTGGCTGGTGCTGGTCATGATCCCCTTCTGGACCAATTTTCTCGTGCGGACCTACGCCTGGATATTCATTCTGAGGACCGAGGGGCTGATGAATACGGTGCTGCTGAAGTTCGGCCTGATCTCGACTCCTCTGGAGCTCCTCTACACCAACATGGCGGTGGTGCTCGGCCTTGTCTACGGCTATCTCCCGTTCATGGTGCTGCCCCTCTATGCGGCGATTGAACGAGTCGATCGTACGCTCATCGAAGCGGCCTGGGATCTCTATGCGGACCGATGGTCGGTTTTCTGGCGGGTGCTGGTTCCGCTCACGAAGCCCGGCATCGTGGCTGGCTGTGTGCTGGTGTTTATCCCTTCGCTCGGGGCTTTCATCACGCCGGATCTGCTGGGCGGCGCGAGGAGCATGATGGTGGGTAATCTGATTCAGCACGAATATTTGATTGCCCGGGATTGGCCGCTGGGGTCGGCGCTCTCCATGGTGCTGATGGCGTTTGTGACCGGGGCGATGATCTGGTCCTTCAGGTCGCGTGCGTCGGCAAATGGCAAGCGGAGGGCGTCATGA
- a CDS encoding ABC transporter ATP-binding protein → MADLSIDIRALVKRHGATLAVDHVTLGVRRGEFFSILGPSGAGKTSLLRMLAGFETPDSGEILIDGRSMAGVPPNRRPVNLVFQSYALFPHLSVAENVAFGLEMKRVARPEIEARVAAAMELVQLGGKRDRMPGQLSGGEQQRVALARALVNRPAVVLLDEPLAALDQQLRQQMQAELKSIQAQVGVTFVCVTHHQEEALALSDRLAVMQQGRVVQIGRPQDLYESPATHFVAQFIGMSNELRGTVTELHDGQAILACADSMLPNRIRVAMPSGLQSGAAVALILRPERVQLTANGGGRGFDNELPVRVESLRYIGSEWHCTVRVADQISWTIHLPNRTAGSPPWKIGDPVSVQWNVSDGVVLPLS, encoded by the coding sequence GTGGCCGATCTGAGCATCGACATCCGCGCCTTGGTCAAACGCCACGGGGCCACCCTGGCGGTGGACCATGTCACCCTCGGCGTTCGCCGGGGTGAATTTTTCTCCATTCTTGGTCCCAGCGGAGCCGGCAAGACCTCGCTGTTGCGGATGCTGGCCGGGTTTGAAACGCCGGACTCCGGTGAGATCCTCATCGATGGACGGTCGATGGCGGGCGTGCCTCCCAACCGGCGTCCGGTCAATCTGGTCTTCCAATCCTATGCGCTCTTTCCTCATCTCTCTGTTGCGGAGAACGTGGCCTTTGGGCTGGAAATGAAGCGGGTGGCCCGCCCTGAGATCGAGGCGCGCGTGGCTGCGGCCATGGAGTTGGTGCAGCTCGGAGGCAAGCGGGATCGCATGCCGGGCCAGTTGTCGGGAGGGGAACAGCAGCGTGTCGCGCTGGCGCGCGCGCTCGTGAACCGGCCGGCGGTGGTCTTGCTCGACGAACCGCTGGCCGCGCTCGACCAGCAGTTGCGCCAGCAGATGCAGGCCGAACTGAAGTCGATTCAGGCGCAGGTGGGCGTGACGTTCGTCTGTGTCACGCATCATCAGGAAGAAGCGCTGGCGCTTTCGGACCGGTTGGCGGTGATGCAGCAGGGGCGGGTGGTGCAGATCGGTCGTCCCCAGGACCTGTATGAATCGCCGGCCACGCATTTTGTCGCTCAATTCATCGGCATGTCGAATGAATTGCGCGGGACTGTCACGGAGCTTCATGACGGGCAGGCCATACTGGCCTGTGCCGATTCCATGTTGCCAAACAGGATTCGCGTGGCGATGCCTTCCGGGCTCCAGTCCGGCGCGGCAGTGGCGCTTATCCTCAGGCCTGAACGGGTGCAGCTGACAGCAAACGGCGGCGGCAGAGGCTTCGACAATGAACTGCCCGTCAGAGTGGAGTCCCTGCGCTATATCGGCAGCGAGTGGCATTGTACCGTTCGTGTGGCCGACCAGATTTCTTGGACCATCCATCTGCCCAACCGCACGGCCGGGTCGCCGCCGTGGAAGATTGGCGATCCGGTCTCGGTGCAGTGGAATGTGTCGGATGGGGTGGTGCTGCCGCTGTCATGA
- the glgC gene encoding glucose-1-phosphate adenylyltransferase, whose protein sequence is MHNVFTMILAGGKGERLHPLTEQRAKPAVPFGGKYRIIDFTLSNCLNSGLRKIAVLIQYKSHSLDKHIRSGWNILNSELGEYIASVPPQQRISEEWYKGTADAVYQNLFLLDNERADYLLILAGDHIYKMNYAEMFHWLLAKNADAVVGALDIPIQDATRFGVISVDDDLRINRFDEKPANPAPIPGDPTHAFASMGIYLFKTEAIRQYLTADAQEGTAHDFGKNIIPRMIREGRVYAFKFQDENKKAVKYWRDIGTLDAYWEANMDLIAVDPLFNLYDPNWPIRTYQGQFPPAKFVFAQDFQGGRMGVALDSIVCGGCIISGGRVQNSILSPNVRVQDHAEVRESIVMENVVIGEQSRIRRAIIDKDVIIPPKTEIGYDREADAHRFKVTESGLVVISKGMKLHASLDSSG, encoded by the coding sequence ATGCACAATGTGTTCACGATGATCCTCGCCGGCGGCAAAGGCGAACGCCTCCATCCGCTCACCGAGCAGCGGGCGAAACCGGCCGTGCCGTTCGGCGGCAAGTACCGCATTATCGACTTTACGCTCAGCAACTGCCTCAACTCCGGCCTGCGGAAGATCGCGGTCCTGATCCAATACAAATCCCACTCGCTCGACAAGCACATTCGCAGCGGCTGGAACATTCTCAATTCGGAACTCGGCGAATACATCGCCTCTGTCCCCCCGCAGCAGCGCATCAGTGAAGAGTGGTACAAAGGCACGGCCGACGCGGTGTACCAAAATCTGTTTCTCCTGGACAACGAGCGCGCCGACTATCTCCTCATCCTCGCCGGCGATCACATCTACAAGATGAATTACGCCGAGATGTTTCACTGGCTGCTGGCCAAGAATGCCGACGCCGTCGTCGGCGCGCTGGACATTCCGATTCAGGATGCCACGCGATTCGGGGTTATCAGCGTGGACGACGATCTCCGCATCAACCGGTTCGACGAAAAGCCGGCCAACCCGGCCCCGATTCCGGGCGATCCCACCCACGCCTTCGCCTCAATGGGGATTTATCTTTTCAAGACCGAGGCCATTCGGCAATACCTGACGGCGGACGCGCAGGAAGGCACCGCGCACGATTTCGGCAAGAACATCATCCCGCGCATGATCCGGGAAGGCCGCGTGTACGCCTTCAAATTCCAGGACGAGAACAAGAAAGCCGTCAAATACTGGCGCGACATCGGCACCCTCGACGCCTATTGGGAAGCCAACATGGATCTCATCGCCGTCGATCCGCTCTTCAACCTGTACGATCCCAACTGGCCGATCCGCACCTATCAAGGGCAGTTTCCTCCGGCGAAATTCGTCTTTGCCCAGGATTTCCAGGGCGGCCGCATGGGCGTGGCGCTGGATTCGATCGTCTGCGGCGGCTGCATCATTTCCGGCGGCCGGGTGCAGAATTCGATCCTCTCCCCGAATGTGCGCGTCCAGGACCATGCCGAAGTGCGCGAATCGATCGTGATGGAAAACGTGGTCATCGGCGAACAGAGCCGCATCCGGCGCGCGATCATCGATAAAGACGTCATCATTCCGCCCAAGACCGAGATCGGGTATGATCGGGAGGCCGATGCCCATCGATTCAAAGTCACCGAGTCCGGTCTGGTGGTCATTTCAAAGGGAATGAAACTGCATGCCTCCCTCGATTCATCCGGTTGA
- a CDS encoding helicase-related protein yields the protein MPPSIHPVDLIAALRDKSLTPAIVFLTSRRACDEAMEAFDHAQTVLPPARQEAIAAALERVIAQYPSIGEHPLIPTVQRIGVAAHHAGHLPSWKIAIEELMRQGCLDAVFATTTLAAGVDFPARTVVITQSSIRKARDFMDLTIGEVQQIAGRAGRRGKDYVGFAVVTPSPYIDLGVLTKGFTGNPEAIDSQFTITYPMVLNLLKAHPHNQIQAILAKSFAQFQLNQRAELLERKLDTLHVQMEPFGPRVCTDWITQWHTFDQARRQKSHRHQTVRHEAPEMTARFHFLTPGRVVGLSRGRGIVLRQYRSKGQKSPMVTILRPGGAVTECPAGIVTEIYDRIFDCEEQPGYPWCTAESFDELHYQLTELPTRLPVLPILVSKESEPLPDAIVQSLGDFPCPTCSSRSACQKDYLAASRMRQEQQRHMKSIQALRTSLWHRFQERIDVLQKFGYLTPESQLTADGEWARLIRIDHSLLITELIRAEAFTGADPAVLTGIMASIAHDDDRPGAFPRISSGLSSLLGQVRKLAESLSPYEDPPLLRADIAAVAERWVSDPNLTWIGLCRSTTMAEGDIYRLLARTLEFLSQLHTLKATHPGLADTASKALALIRRGVLEELP from the coding sequence ATGCCTCCCTCGATTCATCCGGTTGATCTTATCGCCGCTCTGCGGGACAAATCCCTCACGCCTGCGATCGTGTTTTTGACCTCGCGCCGGGCTTGTGACGAAGCCATGGAGGCGTTCGACCATGCGCAGACGGTGCTGCCGCCCGCGAGGCAAGAGGCCATCGCCGCCGCGCTGGAGCGGGTCATCGCCCAATATCCCAGCATCGGCGAACATCCGTTGATTCCCACGGTCCAGCGTATCGGCGTGGCCGCCCACCATGCCGGCCATCTGCCGTCCTGGAAAATCGCGATCGAAGAACTGATGCGGCAGGGCTGTTTGGACGCCGTCTTCGCCACCACGACGCTGGCCGCGGGAGTGGACTTCCCGGCCCGCACGGTCGTCATCACGCAATCGAGCATCCGCAAAGCGCGCGACTTCATGGATCTGACGATCGGCGAAGTGCAGCAAATCGCCGGCCGGGCCGGACGGCGTGGCAAAGACTACGTCGGCTTCGCGGTCGTGACGCCGTCGCCCTACATCGACCTCGGCGTCCTCACCAAAGGGTTTACGGGAAATCCTGAGGCCATCGACAGCCAATTCACCATCACCTATCCGATGGTCCTGAATCTGCTGAAGGCCCATCCGCACAACCAAATTCAGGCCATCCTGGCCAAGAGCTTCGCGCAATTCCAGCTCAACCAGCGCGCGGAACTGCTGGAGCGCAAACTGGATACGCTCCACGTGCAGATGGAACCCTTCGGCCCGCGCGTCTGCACCGACTGGATTACCCAGTGGCATACCTTCGATCAGGCCAGGCGGCAGAAATCGCACCGGCATCAGACCGTGCGCCACGAAGCGCCGGAAATGACCGCACGGTTTCACTTCCTCACGCCCGGCCGTGTCGTGGGACTCAGCCGGGGGCGCGGCATTGTCTTGCGCCAATATCGCAGCAAGGGACAGAAGAGTCCGATGGTCACGATCCTCCGCCCCGGAGGCGCCGTGACCGAATGCCCCGCCGGCATCGTCACGGAAATCTACGACCGCATCTTCGACTGCGAGGAACAACCGGGCTATCCCTGGTGCACCGCCGAGTCCTTTGACGAATTGCACTATCAGCTCACCGAGCTGCCCACGCGCCTCCCGGTGCTGCCGATTCTCGTCTCCAAAGAGTCGGAACCGCTGCCCGATGCCATCGTGCAAAGCCTGGGAGATTTCCCCTGCCCCACCTGTTCGTCACGATCAGCCTGCCAGAAGGACTACCTCGCCGCCTCGCGCATGCGCCAAGAGCAGCAGCGCCATATGAAGTCGATTCAGGCCTTGCGGACCAGTCTCTGGCATCGTTTTCAAGAGCGCATCGACGTGCTCCAGAAATTTGGCTATCTCACGCCGGAGTCGCAACTCACGGCCGACGGGGAATGGGCACGGCTGATCCGCATCGACCATTCCCTGCTCATCACCGAGTTGATCCGCGCCGAAGCCTTCACCGGAGCCGACCCGGCGGTGCTCACCGGCATCATGGCCAGCATCGCCCACGACGACGACCGGCCCGGCGCCTTTCCGCGTATCAGCTCAGGACTGAGCTCACTGCTTGGCCAAGTCCGGAAATTGGCGGAGAGCCTGTCCCCCTATGAAGATCCACCCCTGCTCCGCGCCGATATCGCCGCCGTAGCGGAGCGCTGGGTCTCCGACCCGAACCTCACCTGGATCGGGCTCTGCCGCTCGACCACCATGGCCGAGGGGGACATCTATCGCCTGCTCGCGCGGACCCTTGAGTTTCTCTCCCAACTGCACACGCTCAAGGCCACCCATCCGGGCCTGGCCGACACGGCATCGAAAGCCCTTGCCCTCATCCGGCGCGGCGTGCTGGAGGAACTCCCGTGA
- a CDS encoding DEAD/DEAH box helicase: MTTDELAQLLAQQPVAILHRLARGRVQRHFRAGKRRLVEMILQYSTNNLAGLESDLQALIGERQSRAQAPPPAAKPTPQRPAAPHTSRSPARTHEPESTEPGVTLTAWLEGLGVPTPQPFVPDAWQEDALAGLAETDVVVSVPTGSGKTYVAVEAARRAMRENRTVIYTSPLKALSNTKFTEFSKIFGSDQVGILTGDRQDNSQAPILIMTTEILRNLLYDAASGEIDVRLDTLGLVILDESQYIADPERGVVWEETIIFCPSQAKLLLLSASIGNPQDIADWLTSIRPSPCRLVRHSKRTVPLRAGYLHPNGKLTPLFRTAGIPYGHPGQLHPEAKRLFLQYEEDTLPSGRSRR; this comes from the coding sequence ATGACGACCGACGAACTCGCACAACTTCTGGCCCAGCAACCAGTGGCCATTCTGCATCGCCTGGCGCGCGGACGCGTGCAGCGGCATTTCCGGGCCGGCAAGCGCCGCCTGGTTGAGATGATCCTTCAATACTCGACCAACAATCTCGCCGGTCTTGAATCAGACTTGCAGGCCCTCATCGGAGAACGTCAATCACGCGCTCAAGCCCCGCCTCCTGCGGCCAAGCCCACGCCTCAGCGCCCAGCGGCTCCTCACACCAGCCGAAGCCCCGCACGCACACATGAACCGGAATCGACCGAACCGGGCGTCACACTGACGGCCTGGCTCGAGGGACTCGGCGTGCCGACCCCGCAGCCATTTGTCCCGGACGCCTGGCAGGAAGACGCCCTCGCAGGGTTGGCGGAAACGGATGTCGTGGTGAGTGTTCCGACAGGCAGCGGCAAGACCTATGTCGCCGTGGAAGCGGCCAGACGGGCCATGCGCGAAAACCGGACCGTGATTTACACCTCTCCGCTGAAGGCCCTGTCCAACACCAAGTTCACGGAGTTTTCAAAAATTTTCGGCAGCGACCAGGTCGGCATTCTGACGGGCGACCGCCAGGACAACAGCCAGGCGCCCATCCTGATCATGACGACGGAAATTCTGCGGAATCTGCTCTATGACGCGGCCAGCGGTGAGATCGATGTGCGGCTCGATACCTTGGGGCTGGTGATTCTGGATGAATCGCAATACATCGCCGACCCCGAGCGCGGCGTCGTGTGGGAAGAAACGATCATCTTCTGTCCGTCACAGGCCAAGCTGCTGCTGCTCTCCGCCTCCATCGGCAATCCGCAAGATATTGCCGACTGGCTGACCTCAATCCGGCCCTCGCCCTGCCGCCTGGTGCGCCACAGCAAGCGAACGGTCCCCTTGCGCGCCGGCTATCTGCACCCGAACGGCAAACTCACGCCGCTCTTCCGCACCGCCGGCATTCCCTACGGCCATCCGGGGCAACTCCATCCCGAAGCCAAACGCCTCTTCCTGCAATACGAGGAAGACACGCTGCCGTCAGGGCGGTCCAGGCGCTAA
- the glgB gene encoding 1,4-alpha-glucan branching protein GlgB — protein sequence MPTSAHLAHDDIDRIVSGTHWNPRAVLGPHPTPAGLAIRLWQPFAEAVEVVVEQHPALAIPAQRIHEAGLYEAVVPRGQEPLRYRVRTSGPDGLVSEHDDPYAVPPLLTDFELHLFAEGTFYRAYDTLGAHVRTVEGSTGVHFVVWAPNAARVSVVGDFNRWDGRCHPMTNRGATGLWELFVPDLSEHTLYKYEIRPRDQDALLVKADPYAQAAELRPRTASKVRTLSGYTWHDHTWMNDRATRDPLASPFAIYEVHLGSWMRVPEDHNRWLTYAELADRLIPYVKDLGFTHLELLPVTEHPFDGSWGYQTTGYFAATSRYGAPEDFMAFVDAAHQAGIGVIMDWAPAHFPDDPHGLAQFDGTHLYDHADPRLGYHPDWHSRIFNYDRAEVRNFLLNSALFWLDKYHIDGLRVDAVASMLYLDYGRKAGEWIPNAFGGHENLGAVTFLKELNILVHRDFPGAVTIAEESTSWPGVSRPTYTGGLGFTFKWNMGWMHDSLEYFQHDPVHRRFHHNQLTFGLLYAFTENFVLVLSHDEVVHGKGTLLSKMAGDRWQQCANLRTLYGYLYGHPGKKMLFMGGEIGQWREWNHDGSLDWHLREDPSHRGLQRYVQDLNRLYQQEPALYEADNDWTGFQWIDFSDADNSVIAFLRKRPDSAEHLVCVGNFTPIPREHYRIGVPAGGWYRELLNSDAALYGGSNLGNQGGVQATASPCHGFPYSLSLTLPPLSMLFLKPSPQP from the coding sequence ATGCCGACCTCCGCCCATCTCGCACACGACGATATCGACCGCATCGTGTCCGGCACACACTGGAATCCGCGTGCCGTCCTGGGGCCGCACCCCACACCAGCCGGCCTGGCCATTCGCCTCTGGCAGCCCTTTGCCGAGGCCGTTGAAGTCGTGGTGGAGCAGCATCCGGCGCTCGCCATCCCCGCCCAACGCATTCATGAGGCCGGGCTCTACGAAGCCGTCGTCCCTCGAGGACAGGAGCCGCTCCGCTACCGGGTGAGAACCAGCGGGCCTGACGGCCTGGTAAGCGAGCACGACGATCCTTACGCCGTGCCACCGTTGCTGACCGATTTTGAATTGCACCTCTTTGCCGAAGGCACCTTCTATCGCGCCTACGACACGCTTGGCGCCCATGTCCGCACCGTCGAGGGCTCCACCGGCGTCCACTTTGTGGTGTGGGCTCCAAATGCCGCGCGTGTCAGCGTGGTGGGCGATTTCAACCGATGGGATGGGCGCTGCCATCCGATGACCAATCGAGGCGCGACAGGCCTGTGGGAACTCTTTGTCCCCGATCTGTCTGAACACACGCTCTACAAATACGAAATCCGTCCAAGGGATCAGGACGCGCTGCTCGTGAAGGCCGACCCCTACGCACAGGCCGCCGAACTGCGTCCCCGCACAGCCTCCAAAGTTCGCACCCTCTCCGGCTACACCTGGCACGATCACACCTGGATGAACGATCGCGCGACGCGGGATCCCTTGGCCAGCCCCTTCGCCATCTACGAAGTCCATCTCGGATCCTGGATGCGGGTGCCGGAGGACCACAACCGCTGGTTGACCTATGCGGAGCTGGCCGACCGGCTCATCCCCTATGTGAAGGACCTGGGCTTCACACATCTTGAGTTGCTCCCCGTGACCGAACATCCGTTCGACGGGTCCTGGGGCTATCAGACCACCGGCTACTTTGCCGCAACCAGCCGGTATGGCGCCCCGGAAGATTTCATGGCCTTTGTCGATGCGGCGCATCAGGCCGGCATCGGCGTCATCATGGATTGGGCTCCCGCGCATTTCCCCGACGACCCGCACGGCCTCGCCCAATTCGACGGCACCCATTTGTATGATCATGCCGACCCCCGCCTCGGCTATCACCCGGATTGGCACAGCCGCATTTTTAATTACGACCGCGCGGAGGTCCGCAACTTTCTCCTGAACAGCGCGCTCTTTTGGCTCGATAAGTACCACATCGACGGGTTGCGCGTGGATGCCGTCGCCTCCATGCTCTACCTCGACTATGGGCGGAAGGCCGGCGAGTGGATTCCGAATGCGTTCGGCGGACATGAAAACCTCGGAGCCGTCACCTTCCTGAAAGAGCTGAACATTCTGGTCCATCGTGACTTTCCCGGTGCGGTCACGATTGCGGAAGAATCCACGTCCTGGCCGGGCGTGTCGCGCCCAACCTATACCGGCGGCCTCGGCTTCACCTTCAAGTGGAATATGGGGTGGATGCACGACTCGCTGGAGTATTTCCAGCACGACCCCGTCCATCGGCGGTTTCACCACAATCAGCTGACCTTTGGACTGCTCTACGCCTTCACTGAAAATTTCGTCCTCGTCCTCTCCCACGACGAAGTCGTGCATGGAAAGGGCACACTTCTCAGCAAAATGGCAGGGGATCGCTGGCAGCAATGTGCCAATCTGCGGACGCTCTATGGCTACCTCTACGGGCACCCAGGGAAAAAGATGCTGTTCATGGGCGGCGAAATCGGCCAATGGCGGGAATGGAATCACGATGGCAGCCTGGATTGGCATCTGCGCGAGGATCCGTCGCATCGCGGCTTGCAACGGTACGTGCAGGATCTCAACCGGCTCTATCAGCAGGAACCGGCCTTATATGAAGCCGATAATGACTGGACGGGGTTTCAGTGGATCGACTTCAGCGATGCGGACAACTCGGTGATCGCGTTCTTACGCAAACGGCCAGATTCGGCCGAGCATCTTGTCTGCGTGGGAAATTTCACCCCCATCCCCCGCGAGCACTACCGCATCGGCGTCCCGGCAGGAGGATGGTATCGCGAACTCCTCAATAGCGATGCGGCGCTCTATGGGGGCAGCAATCTGGGCAACCAGGGCGGCGTGCAGGCCACTGCCAGCCCTTGTCACGGATTCCCCTATTCTCTGAGCCTGACGCTGCCCCCGCTCTCGATGCTCTTCCTCAAACCATCCCCTCAACCATAG
- a CDS encoding peptidylprolyl isomerase: MIRQYSRMAVCVVALAGMSMVGAPLQAETHKGVSAQVVSKGKLVSLEYTLKLDEKNVLESNVGREPMIYTHGAQEIVPGLEKALEGLAIGDKKHVVVKPVDAYGEIDPKAIQEVKKAQVPEKAWKVGSELEAKGPDGQSMLLRVTEVKPDTVVLDFNHPLAGKTLYFDVKVLDVKTPPPASK; encoded by the coding sequence ATGATTCGTCAATATTCCCGGATGGCGGTGTGCGTGGTGGCGTTAGCCGGCATGAGCATGGTTGGGGCTCCGCTTCAGGCCGAGACCCACAAAGGGGTGTCCGCTCAAGTGGTTTCCAAAGGGAAGCTGGTGTCGCTGGAGTACACGTTGAAGCTGGATGAGAAGAATGTGTTGGAATCCAACGTTGGGCGCGAGCCGATGATCTATACGCATGGCGCGCAGGAAATTGTGCCTGGCTTGGAGAAGGCGCTCGAAGGCCTCGCGATCGGTGACAAGAAACATGTGGTTGTGAAGCCGGTTGATGCTTACGGCGAGATCGACCCCAAGGCGATTCAGGAAGTGAAGAAAGCGCAGGTGCCTGAGAAAGCCTGGAAGGTGGGGTCTGAGTTGGAAGCCAAGGGTCCTGATGGGCAGTCGATGTTACTGCGTGTCACAGAAGTCAAACCCGACACCGTGGTGCTCGACTTCAATCATCCGCTGGCGGGGAAGACGCTGTACTTCGATGTAAAGGTCCTCGACGTGAAAACGCCGCCTCCGGCATCGAAGTAG
- a CDS encoding DUF882 domain-containing protein produces the protein MNRESDWAWTRRTLLRTAVAGLVMGAVHALSPARVRANQLPEGQLTFLNVWTDERLTVTYRNEAGEYDLEALDDVNHIFRCHATGEVSVIDVRVLEHVNLVQKQLGGDREIHIISGYRSPEYNAKLVRSGRRAARNSLHMQGQAIDLQIPGIHPKVIRQVALELGFGGVGYYPRSKFVHLDSGPFRSW, from the coding sequence GTGAATCGTGAATCCGACTGGGCCTGGACCCGACGCACACTCTTGCGCACCGCTGTGGCCGGCCTCGTGATGGGGGCTGTGCATGCGCTGAGTCCCGCCCGCGTGCGAGCCAATCAGTTGCCCGAAGGGCAGCTGACCTTTCTCAATGTCTGGACGGACGAGCGGCTGACGGTGACTTACCGCAACGAGGCGGGAGAGTACGATCTTGAGGCGTTGGACGACGTGAATCATATTTTCCGCTGCCATGCGACGGGAGAAGTGTCGGTGATCGACGTGCGGGTCTTGGAACATGTGAATCTCGTCCAGAAACAATTGGGCGGCGATCGGGAAATCCATATTATTTCAGGGTATCGGTCGCCTGAGTATAACGCGAAGCTGGTTCGCAGCGGCCGGCGTGCGGCTCGAAACAGCCTGCACATGCAAGGGCAAGCCATCGATCTCCAAATCCCCGGCATCCACCCCAAGGTCATCAGGCAGGTGGCGCTGGAGTTAGGTTTTGGCGGGGTCGGCTACTATCCGCGCTCCAAGTTTGTCCATCTCGATTCCGGTCCCTTCCGATCCTGGTAG
- a CDS encoding response regulator: protein MATILVIDDEESIRTLLRDILTKAGYRVLEASDGREGLATYQKEPVDLVIMDLLMPNTDGLEATLQLTREYVDAKVIAITGAQGDRNFLDVANLFGARRTFHKPFDIAQLLQAVREELAAA, encoded by the coding sequence ATGGCTACCATTCTGGTTATCGACGACGAAGAATCCATCCGCACCCTGCTCAGAGATATTCTGACCAAAGCCGGCTATCGCGTGCTGGAAGCCAGCGACGGCCGGGAAGGCCTCGCCACCTATCAAAAAGAACCGGTCGATCTCGTCATCATGGATCTCTTGATGCCGAACACCGATGGCCTTGAGGCCACTTTGCAGCTCACACGGGAATATGTCGACGCCAAAGTCATCGCCATTACCGGCGCACAAGGCGACCGCAACTTTCTCGACGTGGCCAATCTTTTCGGCGCGCGCCGGACCTTTCATAAGCCGTTCGACATCGCCCAGCTGCTGCAAGCCGTGCGCGAAGAACTCGCCGCCGCCTAG
- a CDS encoding PilZ domain-containing protein, with protein sequence MGYERKATRFTVNLSGTFAGEQLAGQGTITTLSMGGCSIDSTITLTIHSTVGLHIHIPDSLHPLEIEQAIVRWACGNLFGLEFERLSQSETDRLHHLLHNLEQGPPAAMPHPAAP encoded by the coding sequence ATGGGATATGAGAGAAAAGCCACCCGCTTTACGGTCAACTTGAGCGGCACATTTGCCGGAGAACAGCTGGCCGGTCAGGGCACCATCACCACTCTCTCCATGGGCGGCTGCAGCATCGACTCGACCATTACCCTCACCATTCACAGCACGGTGGGGCTCCATATTCACATTCCTGATTCTCTCCATCCCCTGGAGATCGAGCAAGCTATCGTCCGGTGGGCCTGCGGCAACCTGTTCGGTTTGGAATTCGAGCGCCTGTCACAATCCGAAACCGATCGACTCCACCATTTACTCCATAATTTGGAGCAAGGCCCTCCGGCCGCCATGCCCCATCCCGCCGCCCCCTAG
- a CDS encoding VanZ family protein — MAIAVWIGVILMAGLLPLRNFVGHSHWESIQWAIPASQWRSHRFQFDVVANIGLFYPLGLLLARRIPLTVSNRALVIIGTGLALSAGIEGFQVYCHNRHPSPYDIMSNVTGTALGLWTATAVFSCQMMERLFPSPSIGAQ, encoded by the coding sequence TTGGCGATCGCCGTGTGGATTGGCGTCATTCTCATGGCGGGCCTGCTGCCGTTGCGGAACTTCGTCGGCCATTCCCACTGGGAATCCATTCAATGGGCCATCCCGGCCAGCCAATGGCGCTCACACCGCTTTCAATTCGATGTCGTGGCCAACATCGGGCTCTTTTATCCATTAGGGCTGCTGCTCGCGCGGCGCATCCCGCTCACTGTCAGCAACCGCGCGCTCGTTATTATTGGAACAGGATTAGCACTCTCGGCGGGAATCGAAGGGTTTCAAGTCTATTGCCACAACCGCCATCCGTCGCCCTATGACATCATGAGCAACGTAACGGGCACCGCACTGGGCCTTTGGACTGCGACGGCGGTCTTTTCGTGCCAGATGATGGAGCGATTGTTTCCCTCACCCTCCATCGGCGCCCAATAA